The DNA sequence CATTAGGTAAACAAAAGACATTCAAAATTGAAGAAACACCTGGTTTCGCAATTTCAGCAACAACTGCTTTATTACCAGTATTTATTATGCTTGTTGCTACGATTGTTGATTTCATTTCAGGATCACCGGAAAATCCAGGAGGTTTCTTAGGATTTATAAGCTTTATCGGTGAAGCCGGTACAGCAATGTTAATTTCTGTATTGTTCGCGATTTACTCAATGGGTATTACAAGAGGTAAAAAAATTACAGAAGTTATGGATACATTAACAAACGCAATTTATCCAATCGGTATGATGTTATTAATTATTGGTGGTGGCGGCGCATTCAAACAAATATTAATTGATGGCGGCGTTGGTAAAACAGTAGAAGAAATCTTTACGGGTACAGCCATGTCACCAATATTACTAGCTTGGATTGTAGCAGCCGTATTAAGACTTGCATTAGGTTCAGCAACAGTTGCTTCAATTTCAACAGTTGGTATAGTTATGCCACTACTAGAAAACTCAGACGCTAACTTAGCATTAGTCGTATTAGCTACAGGAGCAGGTAGTGTTATAGCATCACACGTTAACGATGCAGGATTCTGGATGTTCAAAGAATACTTTGGACTCACAATGAAAGAAACATTCTTAACTTGGACGTTACTAGAAACTGTTATTTCCGTATCAGGTATTATATTCATTCTATTTATAAGCTTGTTTGTATAGAATATAAGAAGGGCTGAGACATTTATGTCTCAGCCCTTTCGTTTGTAGATAAAATTAATCGATTAAACACTCAATCTAACAACAAGT is a window from the Mammaliicoccus sp. Marseille-Q6498 genome containing:
- a CDS encoding gluconate:H+ symporter, which codes for MFSEIAPLLIVALAIVILLGLIMWLKLNTFVSLIITAMVTGILLGMPLSKIIGTIETGMGSTLGHIALIFGLGAMLGKLLSDGGGATRIADTLINKFGQKRIQWAVVTASFIIGIALFFEVGLVLLIPIVFTIAKQSKVSTLYLGIPMTAALSVTHGFLPPHPGPVMIAKEFGADIGQVLLFGIIIAIPVTIIAGPLFTKFAKKVVPEGFTKSGDLESLGKQKTFKIEETPGFAISATTALLPVFIMLVATIVDFISGSPENPGGFLGFISFIGEAGTAMLISVLFAIYSMGITRGKKITEVMDTLTNAIYPIGMMLLIIGGGGAFKQILIDGGVGKTVEEIFTGTAMSPILLAWIVAAVLRLALGSATVASISTVGIVMPLLENSDANLALVVLATGAGSVIASHVNDAGFWMFKEYFGLTMKETFLTWTLLETVISVSGIIFILFISLFV